GATCATGAGctacatttcagtcaagtgtctccaaacttttggcCGGTAGtgtataatattattaataaaagataACATGCTTGATTTGGTTGTCAGTGACATGCTGAGGCAAGCTCAAGCACTGGTCAGCAGGATGAAGACTGATGATGTAAGGAATAACCTGCACTCATcaactatattatattatattatattatattacattatattatattatattatatattatgttatattattttatattatattatataattctaatactcatactactactactaataataataataataataataataataataataatataagactataataaaacagaagaagaagaagaagataatACTTATAGTATTATATATAAGGTATTATTGTTCAGATATAATAAGTGTTTATCATCATTAAAAGGTTGTTATTAGAATGCAATAGCTAAGTAACAACAGTCTCTTAGCTCTGCTCATTGTAAAGTGTTGAATGTTTTCCACAGCGTATCAATTTCTATTCGGATTGGAAGGTGATCACCATGTTCATCGGAGGCAATGATTTCTGTGACTCCTGTATGACACCAGTATGTCCATTTCCTCTTAACCTTTTAGAGGACTTTTATACATGACATTTATATATAACTTATAGCTATCTGTGCTATAAAATTTGGATTATTCATAAATAATTGCACAAATTGCATTATGTCTTACAAATCTTCAAATAATAGAATTTCTAAGTTATTTATGTGGATCAATGTTATTGCTTTTTTTGTAGCAACTCTTCATTTTGATGTAGTGTCTGTGTACACAATCACAAACCAAATGTACATTTAAGATTAACTATTAAGATATTTTAGTATTTGGCCACAGTTTCTTTAGTCAAATATAGAGATGGAACTGATGTGATATCCAGTATAGGTATTGGGCTGATACCAGCTAAATGGAAAGTGGATGGTATACAGAAAACAACATATCAGATATCAGTTCCTGTATGGCAAGATTGGaattggatttaaaaaataaaataatttttggagttggaaatatttgcatacagcataactgatttttttatggtaggatttattttgttatatattttattaatatttacaatgtAAGTACTTTTGTGTGAAAGAGTTTACATATCAAatgcttcagttaaaaaaaaaaacattttaaagcttagtaatttttaaagaaaacaatgcTGTATGGGTATCAACATTGGCTGATACTCAAGGTTTTAGTATCtatatcagaaaagaaaaagtagaATTGTGCCATTTCTAGTCAAAAACATGCATCCCATATGAAACACCTTTGAATTATTAAAAGGAACATTATGCAATCTTATTGACACAAGAAAATACAGTATAAGTGCCTTTTCTTGTGCCTGTTTTAAATGGCAAAAATACCTTTGAGTGTAAGACGTTAATTGGTGAAGGGAAGACAGtcaatcatttcattttgacTTTCATTCCCAGCTGTTTTATTCTCCAGAGAACTTTGTGAAGCAAATCCAGGTAGCACTGGACTTCCTCCATTCTGAGGTGAGATGTCAAATATcaagtttatttataaagctgCAAATGTGAACAGTCAATACTCCCACCCCATATTTAGAGCCTCAGAAATCACTTGCTAAAAATTAGTTTACATATGGAAACATTTAAGAAACCTTAGGAGGTAATCCTGAGATCTGAGGCTGAATGTGCAATAAGTGATGATCACAGGAATAAATGTCATGAGATTTACCATAGATCTAATCAATGTAAAGCACAATGTAGGAGGACAAAGGTGAATGATCATACAGGAGCCACAGTGTGTATATTAAAAAACTATGCTTGTCCATGGCAGATCTTTGACCGTTAGTAACTGCCTCAGACCTGACGATGAGCAGTGCTGCAGTGTTGGATTTTGAAATGGATAATTAATAATGGAGTTGTAGTTTTcttcaggttctctggttttctctggtaggtggattggcttctctaaattgtccctaaatgtgtgaatgtgtgcgcatggtgccctgtgatggactgcatccatccagggtgtaatcCAAACAGacctagtgttcctgggatatgctccgGCTCCACGGCagctctgaccaggataaactgaaaatgaatgaaggaatgaaaagATTTAGGGACTTTGGGCAGTTGTTCACACTGACAGAatcataaaaaaagagaaaaaaaaagttgaatacTTGAATAGTTTATATGAGTGTCTGAAATATCAACAGAGTATGCAGTGTGATAGTATAGTAGCATATAAGCATTGTCATTACAGTGTACATGCACTCACCATGTGTAAACTCTAGCATCTGTTGTCAGCCAGCCCATCTGGTATCAACAACCATGTCATAATCAAAGTCACAAGATCACACTTTTGTGATCAAACATTCTGAAGTTTCATGtaaactgcataaatgtgcaggtcttcagatgttcctaataaagtggacactGAGTGTACACTTCATAGTCTGTATATGCTATGTATGTTATGTGAATGTTCAGGTTCCTCGTGCTATTGTTAATCTGGTGGAGCCTCTTCACATCACCCCACTGAGAGCCATGCACCAGGACTCCAGTCTGGGCTGCCCCACATGGCTTGTGCGGTGAGTGTGTCTATGTAGATCATATTagatattatatgatattattaGGATATGTTGATCCTTACATGACTATGAAATGCCTTTAAAGCAGAAAGAAAGCAatacacttattattattattagtagtagtagtagtagtagtagtatgatgatgatgttgttgttgttgttaaataatATCACCACATGCGTCACACTGTATTTTCACTAGTAGTATCTCTGTAATTAGTTTTTGCTTATTAGTTCACTTTCATTATCCTGTTGATTGCTAGTTTGTGTTCTCTCTCTAATTTGGCTTTTCTTTGCTAGCTTGCCTTCACTCACTCATGTGTTCTCTTGCCAGTAGGCTTTTACCTATTAATTAGCTGTCACTTGCAAGTCAGCTTTCCCTTAGGTAGGCCAGTTAGTTAGTATTTTGTTGCTAGTTATGTTTTGCTCGttagttgtgttgtttttctttgtacttGGCTCTTGTTCCTCTgacttgtgtttgtttattaataataattacaacagcaataacaacaataatcataacataatcataatcataataatagaggggcacagtggcttagtggttaacatgtttgcctcgcacctctagggttgggggctcgattCCTGCATTCGCCCTGTGTACAcagagcttgtatgttctccccatgctctcggggtttcctccgggtactccagtttcctccaccagtccaaagacatacattgtaggctgattggcatttctaaattgtccagtgtgtgtgctgttgtgcactgcgatgggatggcaccctgtccagagttccctgggatagtctccaggctccctgtgaccctgtgtaggataagtggtacagaaaatgaatggatgatgatgatgataataataataataataataataattattattattattattattattattattattattattatcattattattattattgttctcgTAGCATCCTCTGCTCCTGTGTAGTTTCACCAGAAGATGGATCAGAAGCTTTGCAGGACCTGGAAGATCTGAACAGAGCTTATCAGGTGAAATATTAAAGTTGATCATTGTGCCACAATTAAATGGAATCATATTTTCTATGCTTACAAGATTTCATATACATTAAGTGGGCCACTCCCATGGTATTGACAGCCGTgtgtttttgtggggtttttccCCAGAGAGTGCTGAGACATTTGGTGGAGTCTGGCCGTTATGACACAAACTCTAACTTCACTGTGGTGCTGCAGCCTTTCCTGAGGGATATAACAGTGCCAATGCTGgttaaacaccccccccccccccccccccccacacacacacacacacacagacagaataaTAAAATCTGTACTTTTATAAAGCAATTAGTGagttttactctctctctctctctctctctctctctctctctctctctctctctctctctctctctctcttgttctctcactctctgtctcccctGAAGGATGGACTTCCTGATCGTTCATTTTTCTCTCCTGATTGTTTCCACCTTAGTCAGAAGGCTCATACTCTCATGGCTCGTGCTCTTTGGAACAACATGGTTAGTTGCTTCAAATACACTAGCTACCTGGAAAAgcataaaaactttttaaagtACATTAGCGCTACATGATTGATGCATGCGAATATTCATTCAATCAGTTGATTCATTAGTTCCTTGCAATTTTGTGTAGCTTCAACTTTGAACAATTTATTTCTGTAACCAGATGGAGGATctggggaataaaacacagaaacTGGACTTCACTTTAGGTCTCCATACTAAATGTCCATCACAGGTAAAACTGCTCTGTCTGTtcttttctacacacacacacacacacacacacacacacacacacacacacacacacacacacacacacacaaatcatcaTGAAATCATCATTGTTTTAGTACTTCATTTATTATATTGTCCTCTGCCAGACCACACCCTTTCTTCAGACCTTTGAGAACAGCAATTATACTTATAAAAGCCCACTGCCACCCCCACCTCCAATTTCagtatgtatttttattcattcttcttcactgtcatcctcttcttcctccttctcctctttttcacctcctttttctcctcctttttcttcttcttcatcctcttattattaatattattgttgttgttgttgttgttgttgttgtcattgttatgatgatgattgatgattattattattgttcttgttgttattgttgttgttgttgttgttgttaataataataataataataataataataataataatattgttgttattattattattattattattattattattattattattattattattattatcatgtgCCTTACTCTTACCCAGAACTGGGGCAGTGATTTCTTCTGCACAGACACCAAGCCATCGATCGACATCCCTAAATCAGGTAAGACTGGGAGtgacaaagacagaaagacagacatagAAGAAGAGAAATGGGCAGGAAATGAGGcgataataatattattaataataaaactataaacaaatggcataaaaaaacaataaaaagaaacattttacaTACTCAAGATTTATGTATTATGTTATTAGCACACACTACAGAGTATATTAGAGCTAATGACTTGATATCGGAGAATAGTGGATATAGAAGATGCAAAGAAGATGCCGTAACAGTTTAGTAAAAGTAGGCGTTATCTGTTCTTGTCGCTTTTATTAATTCCACACACTGAAGCctataaaatatttctttctgCAGAAGTCAAATGAATTATGAtggtgaaatgtaaatataaaatgacaTGAATGTCATGAATGACTTGGTAGCACTCGGTAAAAACAATCTGAAGAACAGTACGGTGTTGTTAACTAAAAGAGGATGGAATCATTTTACTATCCATTTTGTATACGTTCAGTTCATCACCTGCGGCCTGCGGATATCAAGGTGATCGCTGCACTTGGAGACTCTGTTACTGTAAGTTAAATCCCTGTGTGTTCTCTTTGTACAGCtttgtgtagtgtgttacatAGTGAAAGCGTGAATATCTCTGGATGCCATAATTGGCTTTTATCAGCTGCAGTGGTGTTGTTTAATATGTGACTAATTTATCTCTCACCAATAAATGAGATCTCACTATCACCTGCCGAGCATATTCTGTTTAAGGTTTCTAACAATTCCCACAGTGCTCAGCCACACAAAATTCattgaatttatatttataaattgtgTGTTTTCCAGGCTGCACTTGGCACAAAATCACAGAACTACACTCAGTTTCACACAGAATACAAGGGAGTGTCATGGAGGTAAAACACAGGATTTTTCTGCTATGTGTGAACAACTGTATTAAAATacgtaaataataataataataataataataataataataataataataataataataataatgtcatgtaatggaggcacagacagaatcaagtgcaggtatggcagtttaataagtccaaaggatcagtcagaaatcaataaacatagacaggcagaggtcaggcgatcaggcaaacagttcAAACTATAGGCAAGGCAGAGAGACAAGATCGTAAACgtgaacaaagtcaaaaccagaataaaccaACACAGTATCAAGGCTTGGTAAAGACAGAGACAAAAGacaactgagcgtatacttcacaAAGCAACTGTGTGAGACCAGTCTCTACAAAGGAGTGGTGTGAGTCGAAGTGTAACTGGCAGCGGGTGTGTCTAATTAGAACTCAGGAGATGgcgaacatgtgtgtgtgtgcgtgtgtgtgtgtgtgtgtgtgtgcatgtgtgtgtttgggagttgtagttgtatttggccatgtttgtagttcatggtgcattctgggaaatggagttgttGGTTTGGTGTtatatgacaaataataataataataataataataataataatatatacatagatagatagatagatagataaatgtgtgtgtgtgtgtgtgtgtgtgtgtgtgtgtgtgtgtgtgtatgtctgtttgCAGTATTGGGGGTGATCATTCATTGGACACTACAACAACACTGCCAAGTGAGTTTATCTTAGCATTTACTTGGACACAAACAGATTTTACTATCTCTGTGATGTATTTACATTGACTGGTGTGTCCCCTTATCATGCATGTAGTCAGTGTTTGATGTCTGAAGTTTTCTTCTTGGACTGGAGGCTAATATTGGGAACAAGTAATAGACGTTTATAGTTACCAGTTTAGCCATATGGAATCCATATGACTAAATCATCACACATCAGTAACACCACTTGTACATAAACTATTTTAtgaaacagtaaaataaatccatgttaaagaaatatattaatCAAACTGGATCTGTAGTATTATCTAAGTCACTACTAACGTTCCACCTTTAATCTCTGAGCCACCCCTCTTTGTCTGATGCTTGTGTTCAGTGATCTCAAACGATTTCCTGAACAGGAAAATTATTCCATCTTTAAAGGGGCTTCTACAGCAATATAGAATAGcactatatataaacaaaaagaacTGCATTGATGCACTACTTATCcaactgtgtgtatgttgtgttttaCAGACATCCTGAGACAATTTAACCCATCTCTACAGGGCTTCTCTACTGGAGACGGCGTGTCAGCACAGGACGGCTTCAACATGGCCGTGTCTGGAGCCATAGCCTCGTAAGTATTATCAGCTTCTTTCTGCTTTTACACTTTTGCCggaaaatatttgattattttacgAAAGATCGTAAATTCAATTTTGTCCAAATAGAAGCACAGGACTGTAAATATACATGGTTGgttatgtttcattttaaagtcacattttatgttttaaaggAACTTAAACATCAGTAGAAGGTAAAATTATATAAAGACCTAGCTTTCCTGCAAGGACCCTGTAAGACAATCTTGTATGGTTCAACTCTAGTAGAGTGCTAGAGTTTTTGCTTGTATATTGcctaaaaaataatacatactTCATTAGGGCATATCTACATTGGATCTAGATAGTTTCTCCATTTCAGGCctcaatttacatcattctgaCCCAGAAATGAGCTCTGCTGCCCAGCTGAAATGTAGCTGCCCCTTTGTTTCCCTCTGCCCCTTATTCCAACTCACAAGGCATATGCAGtttaatgttaatgctggtAACAGAGGACtctaaacattacaaactgctTCTTTAAGCCTGGAACCCTTAATTCAGTTTGTCCAAAtattattttctatatatttctaTAGTTATATTAACCATATATCGGTCTCTTTCTCCATTCCAGTGATCTTGCAGCACAAGTCAAAAGACTTATTCAGGCCTTAAAATCCAGTGAGGTGAGGCTCATTTCCACTTTTTCACAATTTTGGCTTTCACAATTTCAGTGCACATAAAATTTTAGGATACTAATACTATGAGTAGAGAGTGTAAAATGCTGAATTAACTCTGCAGTTAATTCAGTGTGTTCTTTTctctttgcttgtttgtttgtttgtttacttagaTTCAGGAAATCAACTTAATTGCTAACGTGGCTAAAACTACACTCTGCACTGAGTATTGCGTTCTTAAATGTTATTTGCAGTGGCTGCTTGAAAATTGTTTAAAGTGGGTTTGTTAGAAATGGATTGTTAGGAGGGTCGCTTtgagtatttattattttaacaaaacaatATAAACTCCTTGTTATATGTTTCTTAATGCTTTAGAACATGGGACTTCCTGTTTTATCTACACTACTTAATCATAATTTTAGCCCTTTCAAATTCCCTTATCACAGAAATCTTCCTTTTTTTCCGCAGAATGTAGATTTCGAAATGGACTGGAAGCTGATTACTGTGTTTACTGGGGTCAGTGATTTGTGCCAGTATTGTATGGACCAGGTATGTGTCTGTTTGTCTTGTCTGAAGCATAGTGGTTGTTCCTGAAATTGTTAACTggattctttatttattaacactttGTTCATATGTTATTTCATTTATGCAGAACAACCTGTCACCACAGAACTACAGTCATCACCTCATGAAGGCTCTGGATCTGCTGCATAAAGAGGTTAGAACATGATACTGTAGGACTGTGGTAAATAGGACTGTCCCCACTAAGTCAACAAGTTAACTCGTTAATCATAGTACACTTGGTTGATTCAGTGCactcatttctttatttatgcatttagtTATTTGGTCAATTTTATTAGTGAATTATACAAAAACTGTCaatcaattgaattgaatctatTTGTTCAGACCttttagcaaataaacaaatccaaGCTATCTACAGTAGATTTTGTAGAGTTTGGACTTGATCAAACTTAGCCAATATCCGATCCAACTGGATATACACTAGGACTTCATTGTCCTATCATAACTATACAGCTGGTCTGATctacactgccagtcaaaagATTTAGAAATTTctacattttagcatttttgtttaaatgacctcattttacattttacaaatgatttaaaatgtaactaAGGAATAAGTATAAGTGAATCAAGAATTGtgaattattaaatgtttagcAAATTGAATAATGTTAGATCTGATGTATTTAGAAATATTTACCACTTTAATTAGACTGTTGTAGTATATCACATATTTAGGtattacatacataaatatattttatatgtaggGTCAGTGAATTTACCCTCATGCCCATGCATGTGACCcatttagtatttagtataCCCATTTCCACAAAGATTTAGGTTTCCTTATTTAACTGCTATTCTGCCTTACATTTGGTCTGTAGCAGtatgtgtgattaaatgttaataaaacgTAAGGAATTCCAGTTATTCAAAAACCTTTGACTAGAAGTGAACATACAACTGGAATTACATATATTACAGTTGTTCATTAATAGAAAAAACTGTAGATATTTCCCACAAGGGAAGCTTGGAACAACTAGTCGGTGAGTCTAGGCATAGGTTTGAGCAGAAATCATCAAATAATATGTGATGAGACAGATCTATATGGGATGGTGTGTAAACTCTGCAAACTATTCTTTACTTGCCAGGATGTAACTGTCTAGCCCTGATGTAgcctttaaaaaatgtttgagGCAGTGGTATCATGTTTGTTCCACAGTTATATAAGTGAGTAGGGGTAATTATCCTTATGACTGACATGATGATTATCTTCAACTAATTCCTCTCTGTTTCCTCCAATACAGGTACCTCGTGTTCTAGTGAATGTTCTCACAGTTCCAGAAATGGAGGTCTTGAGGATGGTCAAGAAGAGTTCATTAGGCTGCAGTTTTTTCCCCAGGTTTCTGAAGTTACATCAAATCATTTATGCATAAAGATCTAATGTTTCTGTACTGTCTGAGTTGAAAGTCTCTTTCTTAAATTTTTACAAAGAATGGTGCAGTActaaaaattttatttgaaagaTTAGATTGGCTCCATTTCTCCAGTGAACATGGAGAGTTGTATTGCTACTACAAGATAGAGGATATGGATACTATAGGGATACACTGGGGCAAGGAGACAGAACGCTGCTAAATAGTAAATACTACAGGAGGGTTGGGTGCCCATGGAACCTGATTAAGTGCTTGATGATTTTAGCTGATGATTTTAGCTATTGCACAGGAAATAATGCTGATGGCCTTCAGGTCTGTAGTTGAGAAACACTCACTAAATTTAGAAGAGCTCAGCTAAATAAGACAGCACCATACAGGCCTTTAAATGGAGATGTTTGTTTTAGTTCAGTCTGGGCCTACAATGGGTTTTGTACAgtcttttcttatttttgtaCATTCTGACCCAAATTTGGTCCCATATACCAAAAGTTGGTAGTGTAGGTCTTGTAAACATACTTATTTAAACTTCTAACATCTGATCTTAATGTATGATTTACCTTCAGTGGTAGCCACCTTATAGTACGAGTCTGATATTGGCTCCTGTGTGGCACAGCAGAAGAGTGTTTGTCCTGCCTATGCTTGGGAGATCCTTAGGAGTTTAAATCCTGATGACACCACAGACATCCATGATTGGGAATCCTAGAGCACAAAATTAACCATGCTCTCTAGGTGGAAGGAATGGCATTATTCTCTCCACTGTAGATCAGAGCAACACTAACCATATGGCATCTGTGAGcccatgtatgcagaagagggcagttaGTGCTTTCCTCTAattgtgttacactgccctgtgacatAATCAGCAGTTATAGTGGTACCACAAAATGTGGTACTTGGCTTCGTGTGTCTAGGAGGAAGCACATACTTGCCCTGACCCTCTGTTGTGTGATAGGTGACAGCTGGATAGTAGATAGGAATTGgcagtggagaaaatgggggaaaGGCTGTTGTGGGTCTGATCTTGGCCTATGGTAGTGCTTTTAATGAGTCTCCTTGACCTATATTTGATCCAATATAGCTACAgttgtacatacagtatgtcttgCTAATATACCTGCTGAGTAGCAAGTCTGATCTCAACAACCTTCAGTAGGTCTGATCCTGGGTTACAGTAGGTCTTGTGGAATCCTATCTTAAAAGATCTGATCTTGACCTATACTAGGTCTGATCTAACTAGAGTGACATATGAAGTTGATGCACTACGTGTATATAGATCTAGTTGAGGCTGATATCAGGTTCAAGTTTTGTCCTATAGTCATGTGGAGTATTGATCTAGTCAATCTTGAAGATCTTGGCCTCCATTTCATCCAATATTCCTACAGCTGGACTTGCAGTAGCCTACAATAGGTGTACAGTTTATCTAATCTACTTACAACTAGACACAATAGCTGAGCTTGTTGATCTCCCTGTTTAGGTCAGCTGATCTTTATCTTCTGGAATGTGTTATTAGTCAGGCCTTCAAGCCTTGTGCAGTTCCTTGAAGTTCCTTGCAGTTCCTTGcacttcttatttatttgtctgtgttttcAGAGATGTCTGTCCATGCCTCATGACCCCAGGTGACAACTCATCAGCACTGACAGAGCTAAAGCTCATTAATCAAGAATATCAGGT
The sequence above is drawn from the Ictalurus punctatus breed USDA103 chromosome 25, Coco_2.0, whole genome shotgun sequence genome and encodes:
- the LOC108257774 gene encoding phospholipase B1, membrane-associated isoform X2, coding for MCAEQVTIVSQEVDAALQVLHSQLKKAIVSVVLQDAEPNSGHSRMCSCPPIDSVEERRLTGAIYSHALLEDLKEKLRENDWYSRDDFTVQLQDVPLFTDVISNTYKWTSEEKQNDHKAHTLFLQLWENLLQPDTMQKNLNNCDVPTIRCPTEHRPFLRTEKNSLSEPTLSSRGAAPAVDAVLGTKMHCEDLSPSDTIPTSVHAVRPADIRVVGAVGDSLTAGNGVASTNLLDVLTQYRGLSWSIGGDNNLSAVTTLPNILRVFNPELTGFSVGKGKQNSKQAFLNQAVAGSKSSDMLRQAQALVSRMKTDDRINFYSDWKVITMFIGGNDFCDSCMTPLFYSPENFVKQIQVALDFLHSEVPRAIVNLVEPLHITPLRAMHQDSSLGCPTWLVRILCSCVVSPEDGSEALQDLEDLNRAYQRVLRHLVESGRYDTNSNFTVVLQPFLRDITVPMLDGLPDRSFFSPDCFHLSQKAHTLMARALWNNMMEDLGNKTQKLDFTLGLHTKCPSQTTPFLQTFENSNYTYKSPLPPPPPISNWGSDFFCTDTKPSIDIPKSVHHLRPADIKVIAALGDSVTAALGTKSQNYTQFHTEYKGVSWSIGGDHSLDTTTTLPNILRQFNPSLQGFSTGDGVSAQDGFNMAVSGAIASDLAAQVKRLIQALKSSENVDFEMDWKLITVFTGVSDLCQYCMDQNNLSPQNYSHHLMKALDLLHKEVPRVLVNVLTVPEMEVLRMVKKSSLGCSFFPRDVCPCLMTPGDNSSALTELKLINQEYQTEMTKLISGERYDGHEDFTVVLQPFLQNTTFPLDKEGNPDLSYFTLDCFHFSERAQSEMAISLWNNMLEPLGNKQTFNNFTYDRTKLRCPSETLRPFIYTKMNSHPDYFTTPEPTSRSTPVPNSPTPCPNSCHNSVPMWVPALFGVAGLLLGWVVTWLFMRRWIKKQKNEYKVKEKEREMKGTSF